One segment of Primulina tabacum isolate GXHZ01 chromosome 6, ASM2559414v2, whole genome shotgun sequence DNA contains the following:
- the LOC142548401 gene encoding condensin-1 complex subunit CAP-D2 isoform X2: MVPSFVFPKSLSSLEEDDASDYAPRLTVQNSFSVSSLRPSELEEFVKGTCFDLSDKDLFCVEEQDIFDRLYALVKGFAALKPGCKFNLVESLRSNLSVLLPNVDSLSRSRRSLSRYDGEGDDCAADQLVVDRVASHRNAFKIYTFFLVHILLIEESASTSVTNAAKVAASSRKRQPVNSWNWEIQRGRIMNLIANSLDINLSLLFGSPDPEENFLSFIVKNSFAMFENPVLLKDSDTKDALCRIIGTCATKYHYVAQSCASILHLIHKYDFSVPHLADAVAWAEKKYADGSMATSLISDIGKTNPKDYVKDTVGAENIGRFLVELADRLPKLISTNIGLLVPHFGGESYKIRNALAGVLGKLVSKAFNDIEGEVSSKSIRLRTKQAMLDILLERCRDVSAYTRSRVLQVWSELCEDHSISIGLWNEVSAVAAGRLEDKSAIVRKSALNLLIMMLQHNPFGPQLRISSFEATLEQYKKKLNELVPQSSPITSDDFPSDNDVSCGDSGVEDGDIEVDSKEHYSLTNSSVPCEIDCTVQTSFVPDVGNVEQTRTLIASLEAGLKFSMCISATMPTLIQLMASSSSSDVENTILLLMRCRQFQIDGSESCLRKMLPLVFSQDKSIYEAVENAFTTIYLRKNPMETAKNLLNLAIDSNIGDLAALEFILGALVSKGDITACTLSALWDFFCFNFGGTTAEQSRGALCVLCMAAKSSAAVLSSHIQDIVDIGFGRWAKVEPLLARTACLALQRLSDEDKKKLLSANGSRVFGILEGLITGFSLPENIWYAAADKAIATIYTIHPTPETMAADLVKKSVKSVFDFCEGELDDSNSNVLTAVPVSQLSRSLFIVSHVAMHQLVRIESCVRKIQKEKSKKEKINAENRANANTTDDAPQDLGINAELGLAASDDALLDSLAEKSEKEIISCGSTKKNLIGHSAPFVSELCRNFSLMQKHPGMQTSAMLALCRLMIIDAEFCESNLQLLFTVVENSPSETVRSNCTIALGDLAVRFPNLLEPWTENMYARLRDPSVSVRKHSVLVLSHLILNDMMKVKGYINEMAVRLEDEDERICNLAKLFFNELSKKGSNPVYNLLPDILGKLCYQNLKEKSFCNIMQFLIGSIKKDKQMEALVEKLCNRFVGVADVRHWEYISYCLSQLAFTEKSIRKLMESFKAYEHALSEDTVMENFKNIISKGKKFAKPELKSSIEEFEEKINKFHTEKKEQELTAKNAQEHQLKTNSSIYFDAIKKDAEESDRSEITEDGEASDRAIRETRSMLLKSKTTKPRTHSHACSEVANLQIDDDEVQSPLIHRRGESKSRAKKCNSKSQNVDSYSSTRRNKKSTRK; encoded by the exons ATGGTTCCATCTTTCGTGTTCCCCAAATCCCTCTCCTCTCTGGAAGAGGATGACGCTTCCGATTACGCCCCCCGACTCACTGTTCAAAATTCCTTTTCTGTATCTTCCCTCCGTCCCTCGGAGCTCGAAGAATTTGTAAAAG GGACTTGCTTTGATTTGTCGGACAAGGACCTCTTTTGTGTGGAAGAGCAGGATATTTTCGACCGATTGTACGCTTTGGTGAAGGGATTTGCTGCCCTGAAGCCGGGTTGCAAGTTCAACTTAGTGGAGTCGTTGAGGTCTAATTTAAGTGTTTTGTTGCCAAACGTTGACTCTCTCTCTCGCTCACGCCGGTCCCTCTCACGGTATGATGGTGAGGGCGATGACTGTGCTGCTGATCAACTTGTGGTTGATAGGGTCGCATCTCATCGAAATGCGTTTAAGATTTACACATTTTTCCTTGTCCACATCCTGCTCATCGAGGAATCCGCTTCTACTTCTGTTACCAATGCTGCTAAA GTGGCAGCTAGCAGTAGGAAGAGACAACCTGTGAACTCATGGAATTGGGAGATCCAAAGGGGAAGAATAATGAACTTGATTGCTAACTCACTGGATATCAACCTCTCGTTGCTCTTTGGCTCACCTGACCCAGAGGAAAATTTCTTATCCTTCATTGTGAA AAATTCATTCGCGATGTTTGAGAATCCTGTTCTGTTAAAAGATTCGGACACTAAAGATGCTTTATGTCGTATAATTGGAACATGTGCTACAAAATACCACTATGTAGCTCAGTCATGTGCTTCTATATTGCACCTAATtcataaatatgatttttccGTTCCGCACTTGGCTGATGCTGTTGCTTGGGCTGAAAAGAAATATGCTGATGGAAGCATGGCTACATCTCTCATAAGTGATATTGGAAAGACAAATCCGAAAGACTATGTCAAAGACACTGTTGGGGCTGAAAATATTGGGCGGTTTTTGGTAGAACTTGCTGATCGATTGCCAAAGCTGATTTCAACTAACATTGGTTTGTTGGTCCCACACTTTGGAGGAGAATCTTACAAGATAAGGAATGCTCTTGCTGGAGTGTTGGGTAAACTTGTATCTAAGGCCTTTAACGATATAGAAGGTGAGGTGAGTTCAAAATCTATACGTCTTCGAACAAAGCAGGCCATGTTAGATATCTTATTGGAACGCTGCCGTGATGTCTCTGCTTACACTAGAAGTCGGGTTCTTCAGGTGTGGTCTGAATTATGTGAGGATCATTCGATTTCAATTGGTTTGTGGAATGAGGTCTCAGCAGTTGCTGCAGGTAGGTTGGAAGATAAGAGTGCCATAGTCAGGAAGTCTGCTCTTAATTTACTTATAATGATGCTGCAGCACAACCCTTTTGGACCTCAACTTCGAATTTCTTCTTTTGAGGCAACCTTAGAACAGTATAAGAAGAAGCTAAATGAGCTAGTACCTCAATCTTCGCCCATAACATCTGATGATTTTCCTTCAGATAATGACGTTTCTTGTGGAGACAGTGGAGTTGAAGATGGAGACATTGAGGTGGATTCAAAGGAGCACTATAGCTTGACAAATAGTTCTGTACCTTGTGAAATTGATTGCACAGTTCAAACAAGTTTTGTACCAGATGTTGGGAATGTGGAGCAAACAAGGACGTTGATTGCTTCATTGGAGGCAGGCTTGAAATTTTCAATGTGTATATCTGCCACCATGCCTACCCTCATTCAGTTAATGGCTTCATCTTCATCAAGTGATGTGGAGAATACTATTCTACTGCTCATGAGATGTAGGCAATTTCAAATTGATGGTTCGGAATCCTGCCTCCGCAAAATGTTGCCTTTG GTATTTTCTCAAGACAAATCGATATATGAAGCCGTAGAGAATGCATTCACTACAATATATTTGAGAAAGAATCCTATGGAAACTGCAAAGAATCTTTTGAATCTTGCTATTGACTCAAATATTGGAGATCTTGCGGCTTTGGAATTCATCCTGGGAGCCCTGGTATCCAAAGGTGATATAACTGCGTGCACG TTATCAGCACTATGGGATTTCTTTTGTTTCAATTTCGGTGGAACAACAGCTGAGCAAAGTCGCGGTGCTTTATGTGTCCTGTGCATGGCAGCAAAATCTTCTGCTGCTGTTCTTAGCTCTCACATACAGGACATTGTTGATATCGGATTTGGTCGTTGGGCAAAGGTCGAACCCTTGCTTGCTAGGACTGCATGCCTAGCATTACAGAGGTTGTCTGACGAAGATAAGAAAAAGTTGCTGTCTGCTAATGGCAGTCGTGTATTTGGTATTTTAGAAGGTTTAATCACCGGGTTTTCACTTCCAGAAAATATATGGTATGCAGCTGCTGATAAAGCTATAGCTACTATATACACCATTCATCCAACTCCTGAAACAATGGCTGCTGATTTAGTGAAAAAATCTGTCAAGTCTGTATTTGATTTTTGTGAAGGTGAGTTGGACGATAGCAACTCCAATGTCCTTACAGCAGTTCCTGTTTCACAACTCAGTAGATCTCTATTCATTGTTAGTCATGTTGCCATGCACCAACTGGTCCGTATTGAATCTTGTGTGAGGAAGATTCAGAAAGAAAAATCCAAGAAAGAGAAGATAAATGCTGAGAATAGAGCTAATGCAAACACAACAGATGATGCTCCACAG GACTTGGGCATCAACGCTGAGTTAGGTCTTGCAGCCTCTGACGATGCATTGCTTGATAGCCTTGCAGAAAAATCTGAAAAAGAAATAATATCCTGTGGAAGTACCAAAAAGAACTTGATTGGCCACTCTGCACCATTTGTGTCAGAATTGTGTAGAAACTTTAGTTTGATGCAAAAG CATCCTGGAATGCAGACATCCGCAATGCTTGCTTTATGCCGATTAATGATAATTGATGCTGAATTCTG TGAGTCAAATCTCCAACTGCTTTTCACTGTTGTGGAGAATTCACCTTCAGAAACTGTACGTTCAAATTGCACCATAGCTCTTGGAGATCTGGCTGTTCGTTTTCCCAATCTGTTGGAGCCATGGACAGAAAACATGTATGCTCGTCTCAGAGATCCATCAGTATCTGTTCGAAAGCACAGTGTATTGGTGCTTTCGCACCTTATATTAAATGATATGATGAAG GTTAAAGGTTATATAAATGAAATGGCTGTGAGATTAGAAGATGAAGACGAAAGGATCTGTAATCTAGCCAAACTTTTCTTCAATGAACTTTCGAAGAAAG GAAGCAATCCTGTATATAATTTACTTCCAGATATCCTTGGAAAACTATGCTACCAGAACCTGAAAGAAAAGTCTTTCTGCAACATAATGCAGTTTTTAATTGGTTCGATCAAGAAG GACAAACAAATGGAAGCTCTAGTTGAAAAGTTATGTAATAGGTTCGTTGGAGTGGCAG ATGTCAGACATTGGGAATATATTTCGTATTGCCTCTCTCAGCTTGCCTTTACAGAGAAGAGCATAAGGAAGCTGATGGAGTCATTTAAGGCCTATGAACATGCATTATCTGAGGACACCGTAATGGAAAATTTTAAGAACATAATTAGTAAG GGGAAGAAGTTTGCTAAGCCAGAACTAAAATCAAGCATTGAAGAATTTGAAGAAAAGATCAATAAGTTCCACACTGAAAAGAAAGAGCAAGAACTTACTGCAAAGAACGCACAAGAGCATCAGCTAAAGACAAATAGCTCAATATATTTTGATGCGATTAAGAAAGATGCAGAAGAAAGCGACAGATCTGAAATAACTGAAG ACGGTGAAGCAAGTGACCGTGCTATTCGAGAGACAAGAAGTATGCTCTTAAAATCAAAAACCACCAAGCCAAGAACACATTCACATGCATGTAGTGAGGTGGCAAACTTACAAATTGATGATGATGAAGTTCAGTCGCCTCTTATTCATAGAAGAG GTGAGTCCAAATCCAGGGCGAAGAAATGCAACTCCAAGTCTCAAAATGTTGATTCTTACAGCTCAACTAGAAGAAATAAGAAGTCAACAAGGAA GTGA
- the LOC142548401 gene encoding condensin-1 complex subunit CAP-D2 isoform X1: MVPSFVFPKSLSSLEEDDASDYAPRLTVQNSFSVSSLRPSELEEFVKGTCFDLSDKDLFCVEEQDIFDRLYALVKGFAALKPGCKFNLVESLRSNLSVLLPNVDSLSRSRRSLSRYDGEGDDCAADQLVVDRVASHRNAFKIYTFFLVHILLIEESASTSVTNAAKVAASSRKRQPVNSWNWEIQRGRIMNLIANSLDINLSLLFGSPDPEENFLSFIVKNSFAMFENPVLLKDSDTKDALCRIIGTCATKYHYVAQSCASILHLIHKYDFSVPHLADAVAWAEKKYADGSMATSLISDIGKTNPKDYVKDTVGAENIGRFLVELADRLPKLISTNIGLLVPHFGGESYKIRNALAGVLGKLVSKAFNDIEGEVSSKSIRLRTKQAMLDILLERCRDVSAYTRSRVLQVWSELCEDHSISIGLWNEVSAVAAGRLEDKSAIVRKSALNLLIMMLQHNPFGPQLRISSFEATLEQYKKKLNELVPQSSPITSDDFPSDNDVSCGDSGVEDGDIEVDSKEHYSLTNSSVPCEIDCTVQTSFVPDVGNVEQTRTLIASLEAGLKFSMCISATMPTLIQLMASSSSSDVENTILLLMRCRQFQIDGSESCLRKMLPLVFSQDKSIYEAVENAFTTIYLRKNPMETAKNLLNLAIDSNIGDLAALEFILGALVSKGDITACTLSALWDFFCFNFGGTTAEQSRGALCVLCMAAKSSAAVLSSHIQDIVDIGFGRWAKVEPLLARTACLALQRLSDEDKKKLLSANGSRVFGILEGLITGFSLPENIWYAAADKAIATIYTIHPTPETMAADLVKKSVKSVFDFCEGELDDSNSNVLTAVPVSQLSRSLFIVSHVAMHQLVRIESCVRKIQKEKSKKEKINAENRANANTTDDAPQDLGINAELGLAASDDALLDSLAEKSEKEIISCGSTKKNLIGHSAPFVSELCRNFSLMQKHPGMQTSAMLALCRLMIIDAEFCESNLQLLFTVVENSPSETVRSNCTIALGDLAVRFPNLLEPWTENMYARLRDPSVSVRKHSVLVLSHLILNDMMKVKGYINEMAVRLEDEDERICNLAKLFFNELSKKGSNPVYNLLPDILGKLCYQNLKEKSFCNIMQFLIGSIKKDKQMEALVEKLCNRFVGVADVRHWEYISYCLSQLAFTEKSIRKLMESFKAYEHALSEDTVMENFKNIISKGKKFAKPELKSSIEEFEEKINKFHTEKKEQELTAKNAQEHQLKTNSSIYFDAIKKDAEESDRSEITEDGEASDRAIRETRSMLLKSKTTKPRTHSHACSEVANLQIDDDEVQSPLIHRRGESKSRAKKCNSKSQNVDSYSSTRRNKKSTRKSVSLSFSPP; this comes from the exons ATGGTTCCATCTTTCGTGTTCCCCAAATCCCTCTCCTCTCTGGAAGAGGATGACGCTTCCGATTACGCCCCCCGACTCACTGTTCAAAATTCCTTTTCTGTATCTTCCCTCCGTCCCTCGGAGCTCGAAGAATTTGTAAAAG GGACTTGCTTTGATTTGTCGGACAAGGACCTCTTTTGTGTGGAAGAGCAGGATATTTTCGACCGATTGTACGCTTTGGTGAAGGGATTTGCTGCCCTGAAGCCGGGTTGCAAGTTCAACTTAGTGGAGTCGTTGAGGTCTAATTTAAGTGTTTTGTTGCCAAACGTTGACTCTCTCTCTCGCTCACGCCGGTCCCTCTCACGGTATGATGGTGAGGGCGATGACTGTGCTGCTGATCAACTTGTGGTTGATAGGGTCGCATCTCATCGAAATGCGTTTAAGATTTACACATTTTTCCTTGTCCACATCCTGCTCATCGAGGAATCCGCTTCTACTTCTGTTACCAATGCTGCTAAA GTGGCAGCTAGCAGTAGGAAGAGACAACCTGTGAACTCATGGAATTGGGAGATCCAAAGGGGAAGAATAATGAACTTGATTGCTAACTCACTGGATATCAACCTCTCGTTGCTCTTTGGCTCACCTGACCCAGAGGAAAATTTCTTATCCTTCATTGTGAA AAATTCATTCGCGATGTTTGAGAATCCTGTTCTGTTAAAAGATTCGGACACTAAAGATGCTTTATGTCGTATAATTGGAACATGTGCTACAAAATACCACTATGTAGCTCAGTCATGTGCTTCTATATTGCACCTAATtcataaatatgatttttccGTTCCGCACTTGGCTGATGCTGTTGCTTGGGCTGAAAAGAAATATGCTGATGGAAGCATGGCTACATCTCTCATAAGTGATATTGGAAAGACAAATCCGAAAGACTATGTCAAAGACACTGTTGGGGCTGAAAATATTGGGCGGTTTTTGGTAGAACTTGCTGATCGATTGCCAAAGCTGATTTCAACTAACATTGGTTTGTTGGTCCCACACTTTGGAGGAGAATCTTACAAGATAAGGAATGCTCTTGCTGGAGTGTTGGGTAAACTTGTATCTAAGGCCTTTAACGATATAGAAGGTGAGGTGAGTTCAAAATCTATACGTCTTCGAACAAAGCAGGCCATGTTAGATATCTTATTGGAACGCTGCCGTGATGTCTCTGCTTACACTAGAAGTCGGGTTCTTCAGGTGTGGTCTGAATTATGTGAGGATCATTCGATTTCAATTGGTTTGTGGAATGAGGTCTCAGCAGTTGCTGCAGGTAGGTTGGAAGATAAGAGTGCCATAGTCAGGAAGTCTGCTCTTAATTTACTTATAATGATGCTGCAGCACAACCCTTTTGGACCTCAACTTCGAATTTCTTCTTTTGAGGCAACCTTAGAACAGTATAAGAAGAAGCTAAATGAGCTAGTACCTCAATCTTCGCCCATAACATCTGATGATTTTCCTTCAGATAATGACGTTTCTTGTGGAGACAGTGGAGTTGAAGATGGAGACATTGAGGTGGATTCAAAGGAGCACTATAGCTTGACAAATAGTTCTGTACCTTGTGAAATTGATTGCACAGTTCAAACAAGTTTTGTACCAGATGTTGGGAATGTGGAGCAAACAAGGACGTTGATTGCTTCATTGGAGGCAGGCTTGAAATTTTCAATGTGTATATCTGCCACCATGCCTACCCTCATTCAGTTAATGGCTTCATCTTCATCAAGTGATGTGGAGAATACTATTCTACTGCTCATGAGATGTAGGCAATTTCAAATTGATGGTTCGGAATCCTGCCTCCGCAAAATGTTGCCTTTG GTATTTTCTCAAGACAAATCGATATATGAAGCCGTAGAGAATGCATTCACTACAATATATTTGAGAAAGAATCCTATGGAAACTGCAAAGAATCTTTTGAATCTTGCTATTGACTCAAATATTGGAGATCTTGCGGCTTTGGAATTCATCCTGGGAGCCCTGGTATCCAAAGGTGATATAACTGCGTGCACG TTATCAGCACTATGGGATTTCTTTTGTTTCAATTTCGGTGGAACAACAGCTGAGCAAAGTCGCGGTGCTTTATGTGTCCTGTGCATGGCAGCAAAATCTTCTGCTGCTGTTCTTAGCTCTCACATACAGGACATTGTTGATATCGGATTTGGTCGTTGGGCAAAGGTCGAACCCTTGCTTGCTAGGACTGCATGCCTAGCATTACAGAGGTTGTCTGACGAAGATAAGAAAAAGTTGCTGTCTGCTAATGGCAGTCGTGTATTTGGTATTTTAGAAGGTTTAATCACCGGGTTTTCACTTCCAGAAAATATATGGTATGCAGCTGCTGATAAAGCTATAGCTACTATATACACCATTCATCCAACTCCTGAAACAATGGCTGCTGATTTAGTGAAAAAATCTGTCAAGTCTGTATTTGATTTTTGTGAAGGTGAGTTGGACGATAGCAACTCCAATGTCCTTACAGCAGTTCCTGTTTCACAACTCAGTAGATCTCTATTCATTGTTAGTCATGTTGCCATGCACCAACTGGTCCGTATTGAATCTTGTGTGAGGAAGATTCAGAAAGAAAAATCCAAGAAAGAGAAGATAAATGCTGAGAATAGAGCTAATGCAAACACAACAGATGATGCTCCACAG GACTTGGGCATCAACGCTGAGTTAGGTCTTGCAGCCTCTGACGATGCATTGCTTGATAGCCTTGCAGAAAAATCTGAAAAAGAAATAATATCCTGTGGAAGTACCAAAAAGAACTTGATTGGCCACTCTGCACCATTTGTGTCAGAATTGTGTAGAAACTTTAGTTTGATGCAAAAG CATCCTGGAATGCAGACATCCGCAATGCTTGCTTTATGCCGATTAATGATAATTGATGCTGAATTCTG TGAGTCAAATCTCCAACTGCTTTTCACTGTTGTGGAGAATTCACCTTCAGAAACTGTACGTTCAAATTGCACCATAGCTCTTGGAGATCTGGCTGTTCGTTTTCCCAATCTGTTGGAGCCATGGACAGAAAACATGTATGCTCGTCTCAGAGATCCATCAGTATCTGTTCGAAAGCACAGTGTATTGGTGCTTTCGCACCTTATATTAAATGATATGATGAAG GTTAAAGGTTATATAAATGAAATGGCTGTGAGATTAGAAGATGAAGACGAAAGGATCTGTAATCTAGCCAAACTTTTCTTCAATGAACTTTCGAAGAAAG GAAGCAATCCTGTATATAATTTACTTCCAGATATCCTTGGAAAACTATGCTACCAGAACCTGAAAGAAAAGTCTTTCTGCAACATAATGCAGTTTTTAATTGGTTCGATCAAGAAG GACAAACAAATGGAAGCTCTAGTTGAAAAGTTATGTAATAGGTTCGTTGGAGTGGCAG ATGTCAGACATTGGGAATATATTTCGTATTGCCTCTCTCAGCTTGCCTTTACAGAGAAGAGCATAAGGAAGCTGATGGAGTCATTTAAGGCCTATGAACATGCATTATCTGAGGACACCGTAATGGAAAATTTTAAGAACATAATTAGTAAG GGGAAGAAGTTTGCTAAGCCAGAACTAAAATCAAGCATTGAAGAATTTGAAGAAAAGATCAATAAGTTCCACACTGAAAAGAAAGAGCAAGAACTTACTGCAAAGAACGCACAAGAGCATCAGCTAAAGACAAATAGCTCAATATATTTTGATGCGATTAAGAAAGATGCAGAAGAAAGCGACAGATCTGAAATAACTGAAG ACGGTGAAGCAAGTGACCGTGCTATTCGAGAGACAAGAAGTATGCTCTTAAAATCAAAAACCACCAAGCCAAGAACACATTCACATGCATGTAGTGAGGTGGCAAACTTACAAATTGATGATGATGAAGTTCAGTCGCCTCTTATTCATAGAAGAG GTGAGTCCAAATCCAGGGCGAAGAAATGCAACTCCAAGTCTCAAAATGTTGATTCTTACAGCTCAACTAGAAGAAATAAGAAGTCAACAAGGAAGTCAGTCTCTCTTTCATTCTCCCCGCCTTAG